GCCCTAAAAACGGAAAATCCTCAGATGGAAGCTCATCTTAAGGCGTATGAACCTCCACCCACCAACGCTGGGAATTACTTGTATATTATCCAGACCAGCTACTGCTATACATCCAGAGCGGCAGATGGTATTCCTATGAAGCTAGATCCAATAACCAAAAAAGAACTGATTCACTTGGAGGTACTCGTTACGAACCCCCCTATCTCCTCCACTCCACCCTTCTTCATGCCACCCCGAAGCTTGTCCATCTATCTCCTCAAAATATACCGCCACGAAGTCTACTTCACATACCCATTTTTCAACATGAACCAATTTACGGATGTTGTGATGAAGTTCTTTATGCTCATCACCAAATCGGATGTCTCATCAGCCTATCTTGGCCTCGGTTGCTCAGATGAGTCCAACCCCACGACACCTCTGTTCCAATGCTCTCTCTTCATGATGCTCTGGCACGCTGTCTACTTTGCGAATATAGAACAAGAAGACAAGGAGTTTGCTTCCGCCATTTTCTGGAAATGCGCAAAGTTCTTCATGACGGAGGAACTTCTCGAGACTAGCTGCCTGGCAGCCGTACAGACCCaactcatcatcgccgttgcTCTCAACAGCTCCAATCTTCAAGGAAACGAAAGGAAAATTCCCGCTGAACTGGCTTATCGTATTGCACAATGTCTAGGAATTGACAATGAAAAAAACCTACCTACAGCCGCTGCAGAAGGTGTTCATGATGCCAATAGACAGGCTTGGTACGGATGTGTCATGATGAATCTGTAGGCATCTcctttctcatcttctttctcctttcattttctctctctctctctctctttttttttttttttttaatttcaCATTTTGTTGACAATCTGCTTCCGTCCTCAGGTTTTCTCAAACAAGACACTCCCAGTTACCCCTGAACTCCGGCATGAGCAAGTCCCCGCTCGCTACTCGTCGCTATCAATCTCCCGCCGGCAGCGTAGatttcaacttcttcatcaattgCGTCATCCGCGCAGAAGAGTTGGAAAAGATTCTAAAGGACATCCGCAAAACTCGTGAGTCAGTATTGGAACCATTTACAGAGGATTTATACAAACAATATGCCACGATTGTTCCTATACTCCGCGGAAAGCTCCGCGAATTCATCAATTTACTGCCCAAGGAGCTCGGTTGGGGTATCTCTGGCTTACCAGACGAATACGTTCGCATTGGCAATTTTAATGAGCCAAAGGCAACCTCAAATGCCAAGTAAGCATACTGCAGCGCTGGGTAATGGTGGGCATGACAGTTTTGACTAACACATGCTAAGCTTCATGCACTTGCGGGCCATGCTCTTCCGACCCATCCTCATGCATACAGGCATAGACGGATATCTTGAAACCAAGTCGATAACAATCAAGATCGACCCTGTCGTCAAGGATAAGACTCTTACGTATGCAATGAGCTGTGTCAACACCGCCATAAGTTTGATTGATTTCCTCTACAAGAGATTCCTAGTCGAGATAAAGAACAACAGAGAGTGGTGGTGGAGTCCATACCGTGAGCTTGTCTCTTCCAGTTCTTCATATACCTCCCATTTTCAGACAGCTAACTTAGTCGGAACAACAGATACCAGCACTGCaggcctcgtcctcatcatggcTCAGACGTCCCCAACGCTATGGTCACACGTCCAGGTAAGCCTTGTTGAGAAGGCCTGGAAGTCTTGTCAACATATGCTCGGCTATGGCGGCACGGACAACCACTTTCACGAAAGGGCTCTTCGGTTTTTATGGGGTGTAAACAAGCGCATTGCTGGAATCTGTGTGCTTGAAAACAGATATGATGTCCTCAAGCTTAGACTCCCAACACCCGCTGTCACCTGGAGCTATCAAAGGACGCCTCAATCGCAGTCTGTGAATCGCCGTTCACCAGTTCAGGAACCCGGAAGTACCTCACATCCGGCATATCCCAATTCAAACAGCAATGCTCCATTACAAGCTTCGAATCCAAACCGGTGGCCGAGTGCGTTTCCATATGCAGCTCCTTCAAGCTCGAATGCAGCTCCCTTCACAGCGTCGGCTGCTTCCACAAATTTCACCACCAGGTCCTCAGCCTCGAATGGAATGACTTCTTCGGGATCTGGAGCAGTTGCCAATGCGGCTTTTGCAAACTATAATACAGTCCCTTGTGCTCCACTACCGAACACGAGCACCGTTCCTCCATTTACAGCTTCATCGAGCGTTCATACAACTCAATTCACAGCTCCCTGGACGTCGGGTGCGGTCCCACCCTTCAATGCTCCGGCTTCTACTGCCTATCCGGTATCTGATAGCTCAGGAAGCGGCCCTTTCCCGTTCTCCTGGGATTCAAACATGGTTCCGCCTGCTGCTCCAGAGACTGCCGAAGTTTCCTACACTGTTGCTTCACACTCAATGGCCGTTACATCTACAGATTCTTCAGGGTATACCATAGCACCTTATGCTACCTCTTCACAGTGGAATATGACTCCATATGCAACTTCTTCAGAATCTGCTACCTTCGCTCATACTGATGGTACGGACTCGAATACAGCTCCAACCACAACTTCTTCGTGCGTTACGCCGGCGACATACACAGGTCCCTACACGGCATTCTCCGACCCCAACGCAACCCTCTACACCGAAGAATCCGCGAATCTCAACGGAGCAGTGTGGCCAGATATGTCAGCATATAATTTAACAGCTGCGTCTTCTAGCACAATGACCAGTCTGTCGCCATCCAATCCCAACCTTGCTAATTATGGCAACATGGAGGACGTTGATGGCGCCGAAATGGGGATGGGGACACAGGTATTCTACCAGCCATCTACTAAGGGATATACATATTATAGCCCTGATGATGACGCATTTATGGCTTGCAATGAACAGAGATGAGGACATCCGTGGGTTCAAGGGTGAACACCCAATGAACAGGTTGAGGGCGTCTCTCAACATACGGCTGGGATGGTAAgagattgaaaaaaagagggacgGGTAAAGGATACGaaatgggaaaagagaaggaaaggaaaaagaaggaaagaaaggagaagggaatgaaaagagaagggaatgaAAAGGAAAGGGCGGGTAGAGAATGCAAAATGTGAAgcgagaaggaaagaaaacaaaaataaaagaaaaaaaggaataaaacagacaagagcaaaaaaaaaaaaaaagacgaaatGGGAGCCCCTTCTGATGGTGGCTGATACAGAAAGCACGAACGTGTCTATAATGGTAGGCAATTGCCGGTATCCAATTGCCATAGTGTGTATCTAGTTGCTTAATTTATTTGGgatttatttatattctaTTGCTTGTTGTACATTTCCCGGGTAGTTGTGGTTTTGCATCTTCCACCAATCAAGACCATCTACTTGCTATGCCGTGTTGTatcatgccatgccatgccatgccatgcatTTCATTCTTCTCtgtcctctcctctctcttcccaaCCCTTCTCTCAGTAATGCTGCTTACCAGTGCCTGATACGAGCAGAATCACGCTGCCCAGCTGCCGCCTCACGTCTTCCTGGTTCACGTCGTGTGTGTCTTCCACCTCGCCCCACTGCTCGGCCTGCCAATCCACCTCCAAGCTCGTAGCCTTGGAGGCATGTTCAACACTAAAGCGTCCCACGGGGACGGCATGGCCAGTGCCCACGGAGCCCTCGCTCCATTCGGCGACAACTCTTGCTGCGGCGACAAAGCTCTTGCCGGCAAGCACTGCCCTTTCCAGTCCGGCAATTTCCCAGGCATCAAGGCCCATAACCCATCCCTGGATTACCTCCCGGACGCCCTCGCTCTGTTTCCGCGGCATGATGGAGTGGCCGTCCAGCACGGGCTCAATGGTGATCCCTGGCCACACGTTGGTCGTCAGATAGCTGACTGTCTCCTCCgcagccttcttctgcacGTCCCTTAGACTCTCCCCCGCGTCATTTCTCCTATCATGAGGGCCCGCGGGAGGCGCCCAGCACAGCAGCGAGTCTGTATCCAGGTATCGCAGGACAGTATGGGTAATGGTTGTGCGAATCTTGGTGGCTTCGGGGCTGTTGGATGCGTCATCGTCGAGAATGTCGAGAGCACGGCAGATGAGGCTGGTGAGGGGGATGAGGTGCTGCTTGGTAGCTTGCTGGGCAGACGTCAGGATGTCCCATTCAAGGGCCAGCGCAGAGGCGAGGTTCGGCTTGGAGAGCGGCACTCGAATGATGGCCTTGGTATTGGGGTGTCGCAAGGGCCGGGCATCGAGATGGACTTGCAATGCTCCTGTAAATGATGAAATTAGATTGACGCCGGTAAATCTAAAGCGGACAGGGGCCGCCACAACTGTCAATTGTGACACTCGTAAAGCAACGTACCGTCGACCTCTCGTACAGTCACCTCCTTCCAGAATCTCCTAGCCACGCCGCTCGACTTGCCGTCCTGCGCGCTTCGCACTTCCTTGGCCGTCTTCAACAGTTCAGCGTGCTTCTTTCGTCGGTCCAAACGTTCCTGAGCATTTCGAGCTGCCGGCGTGGGAGGATCCGGGGGAGGTCCAGTACCGACTATCGGAGCAACATTGGCGGTTCTGGCGATGCTTTGATGAAAGGGCCGGACGAATTGCGGGCGAAGCAATGCCAGCTGGCGGGGTATTCGCGAAGGCACTTTCATCACTGTGAATGTCGATTGAGGGACAAGAGGGAAATCTAGAGGGAATTCGGAAAAGGACAAAGTAacagagagaggggagaggagattGTGGTTTGTTGGTGAGGATGGAAAATTCGCCGGTACCTGAGGAGGATCAGTGAGTTTTACTAGCAGCGAATGATGTCAGCCTTTAGGGGATATAATTGGGGAATGGCGGTCGGTGAGGCGCCTGGGGTTTTTTGGTGGCCTCACCGAGGGGTTGGTGGATCCTAGATGAAGCAAGCTGCACAGTATTATGTCTCATCCAAGACGGCTCAATATGAGAtgaattaaaaaaaaaatttgaGAACATGATATGTTACAAATACTAGACATGAGATGTAACGCATATATTTCTCTACAGCCAATGCAAACAAATAAAAGAGGATTAGGAATTCAGAGGTGGAACGTTCTATAAAGCTGATCCATGATGCACATCTCGTACCATGTTAGTGACTTGGTACCTCTGCAATTGCCACTGAAGCGCAAAAGGGTCCATGCGGGTAAACGGCCATGGATGAGCTTCCATTTACAATCATTTGCAGTCCGACTCGATGCTATCAAACTTGTAGATCCAGCAAACTCAGACAGCTTCTCAACGATCCATTTCAAGCAACACTGACAAGATTTATTCAAGTTGTCAAGCTTGTCAAGGTACCTCTTGTAAGCCACCCGCGGACCATCTTCGGCAAGGCGCCTCGCTGTCACGTGACCATGCACGATCGTCTCTCATCCCTGAGCCTTAACGTGGCTCTACCGGGACATTGGCCAAACCGCCACGACTCCAATCACCAACATCCTCTCCGACCAAATCGCCCACGATGAGTTACGGAAAAaaggacgaggatgccgaCCTGGGCTTGGTCAAGGTAGATCGGACACAGGTCTTCCAAGAAGGTAACAATTCCGCTGCAAATGCGCCTGCATCTCTTCACCTCCTACCTTCATCCCCCACCGTCTCAGACACCTTTGGGCAAAGTGGCCAAGCTCCAAGCTAAACTCGGAGGCACACAGCTCGATTGTTCAACAGCTCTCCGATCCAgcctcgacgatgccgaatTCTCCTGACCAAGATCGCCCTTCTCCTCTACACGGGCGAGTCATTCCCCAAAAATGAAGCCACcaccctcttcttcggcatcTCGAAGCTCTTCCAGAACAAGGACGCCAGTCTGCGGCAGATGGtgctcctcatcatcaaggagctggccaaTTCCGCCGAGGACATAATCATGGTGACTAGCACCGTCATGAAGGACaccggcggcagcagcgacGCAATCTACAGGCCCAATGCCATCCGTGCTCTGTGCCGAATCATCGACGTAGGTGTTCTTACTGCGCCTTGGGAAGCTTCTTTTGGCCGCGAGTTGCTAACAGTGAGGCAACAACATAGGCTACCACGGTGCAAGCCATTGAACGTGTCATGAAAACCGCCATTGTGGACAAGAACCCGTCTGTTTCCTCTGCGGCGCTTGTTTCATCCTACCACCTGCTGCCGATTGCTAGGGATGTCGTGCGACGATGGCAGAGTGAGACTCAGGAGGCGGCCGCCTCCTCCAAGTCCTCTGGTGGCTTTTCTCTCGGCTTCTCTACTTCCAGCGGCTCCTTGCCCATGAACAGCTCGACAATGGCTCAGTACCATGCCATTGGCCTCTTGTACCAGATGCGCTCGCACGACCGCATGGCCCTGGTTAAAATGGTCCAGCAGTTCGGCGCTGCCGGGGCTGTCAAGAGCCCCGCTGCCACCGTGATGCTGGTCCGACTGGCCGCGCAGCTTGCCGAGGAGGACCCCTCGCTTCGCCGCCCCATGAtgcagcttctcgacggCTGGTTGCGACACAAGAGCGAAATGGTCAACttcgaggctgccaaagcCATCTGTGACATGCGCGATGTTACCGACGCCGAGGTCAACCAGGCCGTCCATGTCCTGCAGCTGTTCCTGACCTCGCCCCGCGCCGTCACCAAGTTTGCCGCCCTGCGAATCCTCCACAGCTTCGCCTCTTTCAACCCCAACGCCGTCAGCGTCTGCAACACTGACATTGAGCTCTTGATCTCAAACTCCAACCGGTCCATTGCTACCTTTGCCATCACCACTCTGCTCAAGACTGGTAACGAGGCTAGCGTAGACAGGCTGATGAAGCAGATTTCGGGCTTCATGTCGGAGATCACTGACGAGTTCAAGATCACCATTGTCGAGGCCATCCGCACCCTGTGCTTGAAGTTCCCCAGCAAGCAGGCCGGCATGCTGACATTCCTCAGCGGCATCCTGCGCGACGAGGGTGGCTACGAGTTTAAGCGCGCCGTTGTGGAGAGTATGTTCGATCTGATCAAGTTCGTCCCTGACTCCAAGGAGGACGCGCTTGCGCACCTGTGCGAGTTCATTGAAGACTGCGAGTTCACCAAGCTGGCCGTCCGTATCCTGCACCTCATCGGTCTCGAGGGCCCCAAGACCGCCCAGCCTACCAAGTACATTCGCTACATTTACAACCGTGTCGTCCTTGAGAATGCCATTGTTCGCGCCGCTGCTGTCACAGCTCTTGCCAAGTTCGGCGTTGGCCAGAAGGATCCCGACGTCAAGAGCAGCGTCAAGGTTCTGCTTACGCGTTGTCTAGACGATGTCGATGACGAGGTTCGAGATCGAGCCGCCTTGAACCTGAAGCTGATGGCcgaagaggatgacgagatggCCCGAAACTTTGTCAAAAACGGTAAGTTATCTTTTCCTTTATATAACATTAACAACGATGGCTCACAGCTGCTAACATATTCAATTCCACAGACAACATGTTCTCGCTCCCCTTCTTCGAGCACCAGCTGGTTCTGTACGTCACGTCAGACGACAAGTCTGCGTTCGACGTGCCGTTTGACATCTCCAAGATCCCCGTCGTGACCCGAGAACAGGCAGATGCCGAGGACAGGACCAAGAAGCTTACCGCTACAACTCCCACATTGAAGGCGCCAAAGGCCGGCCCAGCCAAGACACCAACAAGCGGCGCGGAGGCTGCGGCCTCTGCCAGCGCACAGGCACAGCGATACGCACAGGAGCTGATGCAGATCCCCGAGATGAAGGAGTTTGGCAGCGTGGTCAAGTCATCGCCTGTCGTTGAGCTTACCGAGGCTGAGACTGAATACGTCGTCAGCGTGGTCAAGCACATTTTCAACGAGCACATTGTGCTGCAGTACGAGGTCAAGAACACTCTTCCTGACACAGTCCTAGAAAACGTGTCGGTTGTAGCATCTCCTTCAGACGAGGAGGACCTGGAGGAGGTATTCATCATCCAGgccgagaagctggccaCAAACGAGCCGGGCAAGGTTTACGTGGCGTTCAAGAAGGTCAATGGCCAGACGTCACTGCCCGTTTCCACATTCTCCAACGTGCTCAAGTTTACaagcaaggagattgatcCTTCAACGGGCGAGCCCGAAGAGACTGGTTACGACGATGAGTACGAGGTGTCAGAATTTGACCTCAGCGGTAGCGACTACGTCATCCCTACATATGCTGGCAACTTCAACCATATCTGGGAGCAGGTTGGCGCTTCAGGAGAAGAGGCGGAGGAGACGCTGCAGCTGAGCAGCATGAAGAGCATAGCCGGTAAGCCATATCATTTCTACAAacctcttttcttgttcctttttccccctttcaTACTAATAATGAGGCAACAGAGGCAAccgagcagctggccaagattctATCCCTACAACCTCTCGAAGGAACCGATGTCCCCGTCAACCAGAGCACGCACACTCTCAAGCTACTGGGCAAGACAGTCAACGGCGGCAGAGTGGTGGCCAACATTCGCATGGCATACTCGTCAAAATCCGGTGTTACGACAAAGATTACAGTCcgaggcgaggaggagggcgtGGCGGCTCTTGTGATTGCATCTGTGGCATAAATGTAGGGAAGCTGGCGTTGAAGGTCATAATGTATCGGTGGTTAGACAAACGTCTCTGTcagttcttttttttttctcctttctttttctcggcCTCACGTGGCAGACGGCAAGCAAAACAGTTCGATATATCGATATATATTAAGAAGATTTGAGTGATTATGATGATTGCATGAGACGTTTTCAAAGTTCAGGACACGAAGCATCCTCTCACGTCCCCTCAGTTCGCTAAGTGACTTTGTCGCATATTTAGGCTATCCGGCTCTGCTCTGGACCTTGGCCAGCCAACCTCGATTCAGGTTAGCTACTTGCAACTACAAGGCAAAGCGACGGCTGCTTTGAATGGATGACGAGATATCCAGGACACTTTGTCTCTTTTGAGCCTTGGTGTGGTGGCAACAGCCCGATGATGGATCTCACTAAGCTGTGGCAGCTAGAGCTCCTTAGCTTAGGTACACCTACAGCATTACCGCATCCTGGCATTGGAGCCTTGGAACCTTGGAAGTTTGTTCATGACGGTCCCCCGAGCCGAAAGTCTGTGGAGCCCACCACTTTGTACGAAGGTTGATCCCTCAAGACATGATGCATCGCGAGACACAAGGAGTTTGTTCGGTTTTGTTGGGATTTCTCGGAGCAAGCATGATTACGTCACCTGACGACAttctcaattttttttcattgtcCGTGAGGTGAACAACTGTTTTCCAAGAGGTGGCGATGCATCACATGGAATATATGTAGGGTAAGTGAGGCGAAGCGCATGACCTGAGACTGACATGATAGCGATAAGGCACCTACCTGGTACCCGATATGGAGTACACAGGGTAGATGTACTACGAGTAAGATATGTGTAGGTAGATTTCGCCAATTAATACCTCCATAGATGCCTGAGTTTTGCTTTATACTTTGGTGTGTTTTTGCTATATTCTTTCTTCGTCAGCTTGCGTCGTATGAGAGCGTATACCCATTTCGTTCGTATTTGATGAGCATCGCCTCGTACCAGCGATTAGCCTAAGCGCTGTACAGTACTAGTACCTGTAGTCAGCAGATTAGCGACCTGGAAGGATGTTGTGAGACGGCTGGGCTTATCCACAAGCATTGACAGCGCCAAAGACCGCTGAAGGATGACCGCTATGCCAACACCCAAACGCGCCACTGGATGCAGCCACAGGCGTCCAAATGTCTCAGCCAAACATGTGCCAGATCGGGGGCACTCCCGCCTATATGACGGAAACGGCGTGACGAATGGCAAATAATGCAGCTGGTCCCCTAAATGCTGCGTACTGCGTAAAGACGCATATAATAATTGCTGGGCACAGGGCCTGATGCGCAATATAATCGCGATCAACGGTCAATGGCTCACAAGGCCAAACCCAGTGCATGTACGCGTAATGTGCCTGGATCTGGGCTTTCACGTGCTGGCGCTGTTGATTGTTCATGGACGGGAATGGAAGAGACGGgatcaatcaaatcaacccTCGTTCGCCTGCAGGTGGGGGGCCGCCATGGTTGGGCTTTAGCGGTCTTGGGGCAGGGAAACAGCGACCCCAGACGCTGAGCTGTGACGAGATTTGTCTAGAGGGGGGCCCCAAAATAATTCAGGTACAGCGGGTTGGACGGGGCTGGATTCGGCCTTGCGTACCCCGTACTGTTGCAGTACTTGGGAGGAAGGTACTCCAGGGCCAGTGCTAGCGCATCGAGACCTCCGCCGCAAAGTCAATGCAGGTAGAGTGGCTGTATGGGGTACAGCATCCCTCCAGCGCCGGGTTGCGGTACACTCGTACCTATCGGAGTACGGAGCGCGGCTaggcggccaaggccaatCTCCCTGGGGACGCATTTTCCTCCTATCGTGGCTTTTCTACTGCTCAAACCTGCTCTGTAAACCATCAAACGTCAACAAAGATtgggaaaaacaaaacaataaTCCACCTCGCATAACGCGGTCCCCTTCGAATCCCCGTTCATCTCGCCTCGCTCTTTCGTGGAGCAGagtgaagagaaagaaaacagccGCTCGGTCGCTGGCGCGATGAACGCCATACAGCAGAAATGCCGCCCGAAGCATCAGGTCCTGGTGCTCAAGTGCTATCCGCGAACCACCAAGGGAGCAGTTGACGTCAAGCCAAACAGCAGCGAGCTGAGCTATCTGCTCTACTACGCGACCAGCCGGCGGTCCAAGATTCAAAAGATTGGCGCCtttctggagaagaagacggccagcGATGTCTGGCGAATGCGCATTGGGTACGTTGTCGTGTCCGGGCCTTGCCGGGGCATCCGCCTCCAAACCCCTCGGTGGCGATGGCCGTGGTTTGATACTGGCGATGATGTCTGAGGTGTTGAAGTGTTTGAAAGCTGACTGTTGCGGCATTGCGCCTGCTTCTCGTGCAGTAACGTACAGGTGACTCTTGGTATCCTCGCCGCTCTCGTCGAGAAGTCGCCCAAAGATGCCGTCCTCATCGCGCCGTGCATCCTCAAGATCCTCGACCTCATCCTCCGGTCCAACGACATCACCATGATCGAATCCTCGCTGCCAACATGGGAGGCCTTTTGTGAACACCACGATCCGTCGTCCCTCTTTGCCGATCAAGCATATCTCAGCCATTACGTGTCCGTCGTTCGATCCTACGCGCAACTTGCGTCGACTCGAAACTCGCCAAACCAAAACGCTGCTGCAAGCCGGCCGGTCCAGATGCGATGGAGGAACGCTGGGTTGGGCGCCATTAAGTGTATTTCGACTTCGGATGCCCTTTCCTCAGTGAGCGGTCGCCAAATCGACGTCATTGTGCCCATGATTTTGGAGAACCTATGGACCGACGATGAGACGCTGCTCGACCTGCTCCTGGAGCGCGTCGAGGCGGAGGAAAAGGTGGACACGGAGAAGCTTCTGCGACGCAGGACCAGCGTTGCTACGGTGCAAAATGGcgaagctggtggtgatgcaAACCCGCTTGCCATCTCCGGAACCGCCATGGACGCCGACAAGATGGCCGAAGAGGACACTGGCGTCTTGGCGATGCAGTGCCTTAAGAGCATCTTTGTGGTGCCCTCCCGATCGCAGATCCACTCGGCGACAGCCGCCCTGCTTAAGTTCATCGCGGAGCGCGTAAAGCAGGGAGAAAAGGTCATGGCGAGCAACTCCgccgacaatggcaacgACGATGGCTGGGCCATCAAAATCTTTAGCATCATTGCTCGCTGGGCTCCGGTGCAGGATCGCTATGTcatcttggtgatggcccTCGATACCTTGACACATATTCCCATGGGAGACGACAACCTGGATCAGCACGTAGCATTGACTGCCATGATCGATTCTCTATTAAGGTCAGACATCAACCTCATTGGCTTGAGTGTCATGGATGTCCTCTTGGGTCTCATCAAGCAGATCAGGAAGCTCTTTACTCTTTCCAACGTCGGAAGCCGAGCCGAGACTCCTAGCGACAAGGCGGCGACGGACAGCGACCTGGAGCAGAAGCTACACCAGCCACAACGCAAGGAGCTCCTGGGACGACTTGAGCAGTGCATTGGAGATCTTGCCAGCCACATCTACTACGCAGACCAGATCTCGGACATGattgctgccattgttggcCGACTAAAGCCTGGCCGGTCGTCCAGCGCcccttcaacaccacaagGCGAGAAGACGGACGGCAACGAGCAGCAGAGCAACCCTTCGCCTCCCTCGGCGACGGCCACCGCTGATCTCGCCGAGGGCCAAACCAATGGCCTGGTCGACGTCTACTTTTCTTACACCCTGGGGCGCATCTCGGCACTCCGTATTGTCAAAATTATCCTCCATGTTGCCAATCCCGCGTCCAAGGCCAGAACCAATGCCGACTTGGGCCGCAACAGAGTGCCCACTCAAGTCTGGGAAGGCACACAGTGGCTTCTCCGGGATCCTTCAGGCCAAGTGCGGCGTGGATATGTCGATGCCCTACTTACATGGCTGGATCTGGAGACGACTCCCATCGATTTGCTGGCCAGGGACGAGGCGCTTGAGCCGCACAAGTCCACAGCTGCAGGCAttctcgccgccgccaagaacACTCGTGAGTTGCCCAATGGCCGGCGTGCCGTATCCAGCGCGTCGAACAAGGACCGCCAGCCCAGAACTCGCCGTTCGCAGTTCCTCCCGCAGCTTCACCTCGCCATCTACGACAACGCCCTCCACTTTGTCGAGTGTGACAATGATCTTGCCGCACTGCACACACTGCTGGCAAAGCTCGTGTCCCGTCTCGGCGTTAACGCCGTCCGCTATGGCGTGCCCATGATTTACCGCCTTCAGG
This genomic stretch from Trichoderma breve strain T069 chromosome 1, whole genome shotgun sequence harbors:
- a CDS encoding ATP12 chaperone protein domain-containing protein; protein product: MKVPSRIPRQLALLRPQFVRPFHQSIARTANVAPIVGTGPPPDPPTPAARNAQERLDRRKKHAELLKTAKEVRSAQDGKSSGVARRFWKEVTVREVDGALQVHLDARPLRHPNTKAIIRVPLSKPNLASALALEWDILTSAQQATKQHLIPLTSLICRALDILDDDASNSPEATKIRTTITHTVLRYLDTDSLLCWAPPAGPHDRRNDAGESLRDVQKKAAEETVSYLTTNVWPGITIEPVLDGHSIMPRKQSEGVREVIQGWVMGLDAWEIAGLERAVLAGKSFVAAARVVAEWSEGSVGTGHAVPVGRFSVEHASKATSLEVDWQAEQWGEVEDTHDVNQEDVRRQLGSVILLVSGTGKQHY
- a CDS encoding coatomer gamma subunit appendage platform subdomain-containing protein, producing the protein MSYGKKDEDADLGLVKVDRTQVFQEARLFNSSPIQPRRCRILLTKIALLLYTGESFPKNEATTLFFGISKLFQNKDASLRQMVLLIIKELANSAEDIIMVTSTVMKDTGGSSDAIYRPNAIRALCRIIDATTVQAIERVMKTAIVDKNPSVSSAALVSSYHLLPIARDVVRRWQSETQEAAASSNSTMAQYHAIGLLYQMRSHDRMALVKMVQQFGAAGAVKSPAATVMLVRLAAQLAEEDPSLRRPMMQLLDGWLRHKSEMVNFEAAKAICDMRDVTDAEVNQAVHVLQLFLTSPRAVTKFAALRILHSFASFNPNAVSVCNTDIELLISNSNRSIATFAITTLLKTGNEASVDRLMKQISGFMSEITDEFKITIVEAIRTLCLKFPSKQAGMLTFLSGILRDEGGYEFKRAVVESMFDLIKFVPDSKEDALAHLCEFIEDCEFTKLAVRILHLIGLEGPKTAQPTKYIRYIYNRVVLENAIVRAAAVTALAKFGVGQKDPDVKSSVKVLLTRCLDDVDDEVRDRAALNLKLMAEEDDEMARNFVKNDNMFSLPFFEHQLVLYVTSDDKSAFDVPFDISKIPVVTREQADAEDRTKKLTATTPTLKAPKAGPAKTPTSGAEAAASASAQAQRYAQELMQIPEMKEFGSVVKSSPVVELTEAETEYVVSVVKHIFNEHIVLQYEVKNTLPDTVLENVSVVASPSDEEDLEEVFIIQAEKLATNEPGKVYVAFKKVNGQTSLPVSTFSNVLKFTSKEIDPSTGEPEETGYDDEYEVSEFDLSGSDYVIPTYAGNFNHIWEQVGASGEEAEETLQLSSMKSIAEATEQLAKILSLQPLEGTDVPVNQSTHTLKLLGKTVNGGRVVANIRMAYSSKSGVTTKITVRGEEEGVAALVIASVA